From a region of the Marmota flaviventris isolate mMarFla1 chromosome 13, mMarFla1.hap1, whole genome shotgun sequence genome:
- the Trim32 gene encoding E3 ubiquitin-protein ligase TRIM32 — protein MLSCSVLGCASRILQRRAMASAAASHLNLDALREVLECPICMESFTEEQLRPKLLHCGHTICRQCLEKLLASSINGVRCPFCSKITRITSLTQLTDNLTVLKIIDTAGLSEAVGLLMCRSCGRRLPRQFCRSCSLVLCEPCREADHQPPSHCTLPVKEAAEERRRNFGEKLTRLRELMGELQRRKVALEGVSKDLQARYKAVLQEYGHEERRVQEELARSRKFFTGSLAEVEKCNSQVVEEQSYLLNIAEVQAVSRCDYFLAKIKQADVALLEETADEEEPELTASLPRELTLQDVELLKVGHVGPLQIGQAVKKPRTVNMEDSWAMEAAASAASPSVTFREMDMSPEEVVASPRASPAKQRSSEAAASIQQCLFLKKMGAKGSTPGMFNLPVSLYVTSQGEVLVADRGNYRIQVFTRKGFLKEIRRSPSGIDSFVLSFLGADLPNLTPLSVAMNCHGLIGVTDSYDNSLKVYTLDGHCVACHRSQLSKPWGITALPSGQFVVTDVEGGKLWCFTVDRGAGVVKYSCLCSAVRPKFVTCDAEGTVYFTQGLGLNLENRQNEHHLEGGFSIGSVGPDGQLGRQISHFFSENEDFRCIAGMCVDARGDLIVADSSRKEILHFPKGGGYSVLIREGLTCPVGIALTPKGQLLVLDCWDHCIKIYSYHLRRYSTP, from the coding sequence ATGCTAAGCTGTTCAGTTCTGGGCTGTGCTAGTAGGATCCTTCAAAGAAGAGCAATGGCTTCAGCAGCAGCTTCTCACCTGAACCTGGATGCCCTCCGTGAAGTGCTAGAATGCCCCATCTGTATGGAGTCCTTCACAGAAGAGCAGCTACGGCCCAAGCTCTTGCACTGTGGCCATACCATCTGCCGCCAGTGCTTGGAAAAGCTACTAGCTAGTAGCATCAATGGGGTTCGCTGTCCCTTTTGCAGCAAGATTACCCGCATAACCAGCCTGACTCAGCTCACAGACAACCTGACAGTGCTAAAGATCATTGACACAGCTGGGCTCAGCGAGGCTGTGGGGCTGCTCATGTGCCGGTCCTGTGGGCGGCGGCTGCCCCGGCAGTTCTGTAGGAGCTGCAGTTTGGTGTTGTGTGAGCCCTGCCGGGAGGCAGACCACCAGCCTCCCAGCCACTGTACACTCCCTGTCAAAGAGGCAGCTGAGGAACGGCGGCGGAACTTTGGAGAAAAGTTGACACGTCTGCGGGAGCTTATGGGGGAGCTGCAGCGGCGGAAGGTAGCTTTGGAAGGTGTCTCCAAGGACCTTCAGGCAAGGTATAAAGCAGTCCTCCAGGAATATGGGCATGAGGAACGCAGGGTCCAGGAGGAGTTGGCTCGCTCTCGGAAGTTCTTCACAGGCTCTTTGGCTGAAGTTGAGAAGTGTAATAGTCAAGTGGTAGAGGAGCAGAGTTACCTGCTTAACATTGCAGAGGTGCAGGCTGTGTCTCGCTGTGACTATTTTCTGGCCAAGATCAAGCAGGCTGACGTAGCCCTACTGGAGGAGACAGCTGATGAGGAGGAGCCAGAGCTCACTGCCAGCTTGCCCCGGGAGCTCACCCTGCAAGATGTGGAGCTCCTTAAGGTAGGTCATGTTGGCCCCCTCCAAATTGGGCAAGCTGTTAAGAAGCCCCGGACAGTTAACATGGAAGATTCCTGGGCCATGGAGGCTGCAGCCTCTGCTGCCTCTCCCTCTGTTACATTTAGAGAGATGGACATGAGCCCCGAGGAAGTGGTTGCCAGCCCCAGAGCCTCGCCTGCTAAACAGCGGAGTTCTGAGGCGGCCGCCAGTATCCAGCAGTGCCTCTTTCTCAAGAAGATGGGAGCCAAAGGCAGCACTCCAGGCATGTTCAATCTTCCAGTCAGTCTCTACGTGACCAGTCAAGGTGAGGTGCTGGTTGCTGACCGTGGCAACTACCGTATACAAGTCTTTACTCGCAAAGGTTTTTTGAAAGAGATACGCCGCAGCCCCAGTGGCATTGATAGCTTCGTGCTAAGCTTCCTTGGGGCTGATTTGCCCAATCTTACTCCTCTCTCTGTGGCCATGAACTGCCATGGTCTCATTGGTGTGACTGACAGCTATGACAACTCCCTCAAGGTATATACCTTGGATGGCCACTGCGTGGCCTGTCACAGGAGCCAGCTGAGTAAACCATGGGGCATCACAGCCTTGCCATCTGGCCAGTTCGTGGTAACTGACGTGGAAGGTGGAAAACTCTGGTGTTTTACTGTTGACCGAGGAGCAGGAGTGGTCAAATACAGCTGTCTCTGCAGTGCTGTGCGACCCAAGTTTGTCACCTGTGATGCTGAAGGCACCGTCTACTTCACCCAGGGCTTGGGCCTCAATCTGGAAAATAGGCAGAATGAGCACCACTTAGAGGGTGGTTTCTCCATCGGTTCAGTGGGTCCTGATGGGCAGCTGGGTCGCCAGATTAGCCATTTCTTCTCGGAGAATGAGGATTTCCGCTGCATTGCTGGCATGTGTGTGGATGCCCGTGGTGACCTCATCGTGGCTGATAGTAGTCGCAAGGAAATTCTCCATTTTCCTAAGGGTGGGGGCTATAGTGTCCTTATTCGAGAAGGGCTCACCTGTCCAGTGGGCATTGCCCTCACTCCTAAGGGACAGCTATTGGTCTTGGACTGTTGGGATCATTGCATCAAGATCTACAGCTACCATCTAAGAAGATATTCCACCCCATAG